From the Clostridium cagae genome, the window AAATAAAAATCTCCATCTTTTGGTAAGTTATCTATCATCCATTCCCTTGATATTCTACCCTTTATATCAAAATCTTTTCCTAATTCCTCAGTTTCGGTAGGACGTGTATATAATACAGTACTTTTGAAGCTATTATTATTTAATTTTGCTGTTTCTTCCTTAAAACTATGATGTGTTGAATTAGGTATGCTATAAATAAAATGTATTTTTCTATCACTACTTACTGCATCATAAGCCATTGTAAGCATTGGTGTTATTCCAATTCCTCCTCCTATTAAAACTAATGGTTTTTCACTATTCTTTAATATGAAATTTCCAAGCGGTGCAGTTATTTGAAGATTGTCCCCTGCCTTTATTTCATCACATAATTTTTTGCTTAAGAAACCATTCTCTTCTTTCTTTACACTTATCCTATAAAATTCTTCATTATAATTCATAGACAATGTATATTGTCTAGGCTTAGTGAAAGTATTATCTTCATTTTTAATTCTGACAGTTATAAATTGTCCTGCTATAAATTCTGGAAGTTTACTTCCATCTAATGATTTTAAATAGAATGATGTAACTACCTCATCCTCTTTAACTATTTTAAATACTAGAAAGTCTTTAAATCCCTTCCATCTACTATCTGAACTCACCTTATTATCTATCATTGAAATCCTCCATTTTTCTTTAGTTATCAAATTTAAGTTTATTTTTTTAAACTTGTTTGATTGAACTTATGTGCTTATTATATCTTCACAAAAATAAATACAATGTGATTTCAATCAAATTTTAAAAAGTATATAACACAGAATTTTAATAATAGAAGATACTGAAATGAATTTTGTACTATCTACTAAATACATAATTATATAAAACATGGAATATAAAAACTATCTCAAAAATAAATTTAAGAATATTAGACAGCATTAATTGATTATATATAAATATAACAAAAACACCTTATGAGATTAAGTACAAGACTTATTTCTCTAATAAGGTGCTTTTGTGTTATTAAAGTATGTCATAGCATTCTTAAATATACTTACTATACTTCCTTTAAAACTAATTTATGTACTATAATTTTATTATTCTACTTTTTCAAAATCTGATTTTGGTACTCCACATAAAGGGCATACCCAATCATCAGCAATATCTTCAAATTTTGTTCCAGGAGCAACACCATTATCAGTATCACCTACCACTGGATCATAAATATAACCACATACTGTACAAACATAACTGTCCATAATAGACCTCCTCAATATTTTTTCAAATTTTGTGTTTATAATATCATTTCCATTTTCATTAACTTTAATGCACCTTATGTAAGTTCTGTGCAGTAATTTTTTCTATACTTGAGTATCAAGTATAACATCTACACCTTAAGCTTCAATTGATTACCTTAATCTATTTGACACAAATTCATCGAGTTGCCGAAGCAGTTAATTTTACATTTATTTTTTTGTAATAGCAACTCGCCACACCTCAGGTCCTTCTTCTAGGTACTCCCATTCAAATGTTTCTGGACGTTCTATTATAAACTGATAATGTAGTGGACGAGGATCATGATCATTTATAAGTTCCATTTTTTCACCCAATGCTAAATCTTCAAAAGTTTTAAAAATAACAGGATGCTTATCTCTTGGTTCATATTTTCTAGCATCAACAGTTGCTGCAAAATTTGACATATTTGATTCCTCCTAAGTTTTATTGTTTATTTCGAAAATTTATTTTTCATTTAATTTCTGACTTTATTATAACTTTACTGCTTTTAATAAAATGTGATTTAAATCAAATATTAACTAAAGTTTATTTTTGCATATAAATACACCTTTAAGAGTTAATATTTCCATATTATAGAATTATTTTGAATAGACAGTGTAGCATTATATACGTTCTATTTTGATACACAATTTCGTTTTATATATAACTTTTTAATAATAAATCCTAGCTACAAATTCGCAGCTAGGATTCTATATTGTAAATAATAATGTAGATTATAAATATAGTGCATTTTTATTGATTGCTATTTTTACAAAATAATATTCTTTTAAGCTTCCATAAACATCTTCATGTCATCTTCTACATTAGTTATTCCACCAATTCCAAAGTTATCTATTAATACTTTAGCAACATTTGGTGAAAGGAATGCTGGAAGTGTTGGTCCTAAATGAATGTTTTTAACACCTAAATGTAATAATGATAATAATACTATTACAGCTTTTTGTTCATACCATGCTATATTATATGATATAGGTAATTTATTCACATCATCTAGACCAAATACTTCTTGAAGTTTTAGTGCTATAACAACTAATGAATATGAATCATTACATTGTCCTGCATCTAACACTCTTGGAATTCCACCAATATCACCTAAGTTTAATTTATTATATTTATATTTAGCACATCCTGCAGTTAATATAACTGTATCTTTAGGTAATTTTTCTGCAAAATCAGTATAATAATTTCTTGATTTAGCTCTTCCATCACAACCAGCCATTACAAAGAATCTCTTTATAGCACCAGTTTTAACAGCATCTACAACTTTATCTGCAAGGGCTAAAACTTGGTTATGCGCAAATCCACCAACTATTTGTCCTTTTTCTATTTCAGTAGGCGCATTACATTTTTTAGCAATTTCTATAACCTTAGAGAAATCTTTTATTCCTTTTGAGTCAGCTTCTATATGAGGGCATCCTGGCATTCCAGTAGCTCCTGTTGTAAATAATCTATTCTTATAAGACTCCTTTGGAATAACTATACAATTTGTAGTCATAAGAATTGGTCCATTAAACTTTTCAAATTCTTCTTTTTGTTTCCACCATGCATTACCATAATTTCCTGCAAAGTGTTTATATTTCTTGAATTTTGGGTAGTATTGTCCAGCAAGCATTTCTCCATGAGTATATACATCTACTCCAGTTCCTTCTGTTTGTTTAAGTAACATCTCTAAATCTTTTAAATCATGTCCTGAAATTAATATTCCTGGATTAGTTCTAACTCCAATATCTACAGTAGTTATTTCAGGATGGCCATAACTTTCAGTATTAGCTTTATCAAGTAATGCCATACCATTTACACCAAATTTACCAGCTTCTAATGCAAGTGCAACTAAATCATCAACAGTTAAACTATCATCTAATGTAGCTGCTAATGCTCTTGCCATAAATCCATGAACTTCTTCATTGTTATATTTTAAGTTCATAGCATGTTTCATATAAGCAGATAATCCTTTTAATCCATAAGTTATAAGTTCTCTTAAGCTTCTTATATCCTCATTTTCCGTTGCAAGTACCCCAACTTTTTCAGCCTTTACATCAAATTCTATTATATTATCAGCTGTCCAAGTTGCTGCATCTGGCATTATCATCTCTGTAGTTTGCATTCCAAATATTTTTTTGAAGAAACCACCACTTACTTTTACTTCTCCAACTTTACCACCAGCTTTAATAACTTTAGCTTTTAGAATTTCTCTTAATTTTAAAGTTTCTCTTACTCTATCTAAAATAGAATCTCTATCAAAATTAGCATTTGTAATTGTTGTAAATAAATTTTCTGTTATGTATTTATCAACTTTACTATCTATAACTCCAACTTTTCTTCCCTCATTACTTACTATAGCTAGTCCTTTAGTTACATATATTAATAAATCTTGCGCCTTTGCTACATGTTCGTCTTTACCACAAACACCTACTTTAGTACAGCCTTTACACCCTGCTGTTTCTTGACATTGATAACAAAACATTGACATATTATTTCCTCCTATTTCTCTTTTTATATAAAAATTATTAATTTCTTTTTGTTATTTCTTAACTTTAACAATTCAAATTCTACTATATTCTTTTCACTTTTTCTGTAACATATGTTACTAATTTAAAATTAATAATTTTTTTATAATTATTTAATACAAAAAAGAACCTAATTGATACTACAACATTCATCAATTAGATTCTTTTAAATATATGCTGACTCTGTTTTTGTTTTTCTCCTTACTTATACCCTCGTTGTAATCAAGTTTTTTTAATTCCTTAAAATCATAAAAAATTAAAATATGCTACTAAATTGGTCTTTTAAAATAGTTATCAATAATATGTTTCATTTTATTATGTCCATACTCAAATCCATATTCAACCAACAAATTAACAAACAATTCCTGAACCTCTTCATCATTATATTGAGATAAAAACATTACACATTCATCCCAAAGATTTTGAAAGCACTCTAATAAAAGAATAGAAAAGCAAAGTTCTCTTGCTCTTTTTTTATCATTAACTCTAAGATTACAAAATACTTCCTCAAGTTCCTCTAATGGATCTTCACCAATATAATTTAATAAATCTCTTATTTTTTCTTCAGATGTATCACTAGCAAGAGTTGATAATGCATACGTATCATAGTCTAGAAATTCTTCTTTAGGAATACCTATATCAATAGACTTAATATCTTTTTCTTTTAGATAAACCTCTTTATATGAAATATTGCTTTTTCTATTTTTACTCTTATTTTCATAAAACTCCTTTATACTATCTCCACCTTTTATATCAGAATATTTAATATTATTGCCTGTATAGGAAATTCCTTCTTCTTTAGAATTAAAGTTCTTATATGAAAATGTGTTTATAATGGTTATGCAGCGTATTGGTTTTCCTTCCAAATAACAAGCTGTAGCCTTATGATGACCATCTATTAATAGTCCAAGTGCACCTCTCATTTCAATGGCTAAACCAAACAACTTTTCTCCATTTCTAATTTTCCCCCTATAATACTCTACTCTATCTTTGTTATAAGAATTGGTTCCTTGGGAAGGTAATAAAAACTTTGGTTCTATAATAATAGTTCCATGGTTAGGAGCATAATAGTATGAGCTTGCCATATAATTTTTAGCCTTCATTTTTAAATTCCAAAAGAAATTTCCTTCACCATCTGTTGGAAAAAATTCCACTTCTTTTAAAACATAGTATCCATCTTCTAATAAAGATAATATGGGACTTATTTTAGAAAAACTATCTTCTAAACTTTCTATATTATTTAGTTCACTTAAAACTTTAACTACCTCATCATCCGCTTCATCTCTTCCCTTAGCTAACGCAATCATTGTAGAACAAGTTGGACAATATTCGGAATTACACATAATTAACGGAGTATCCCCTAAATAAAATGTTGCCTTTATATCATTGTTTATATCCTTAGCAAATTTCATAGTTAATTTTCCAAGACCATTTTTTACTTTAAATAATATATCTTTCCCATTTAAATTATCTATTTTAGTTACTGATGGTTTATTAAATTTTTCTAGTATTTTATTAATTAACATTTTTCCTCCTAATAATTTAGCAATCTATTCCTATGCAATTATAATATTTATTATCTTATTACATACTCCAAAAAGTCATCTTGTCCATTAAAGAATGATTCTGCTTTTAAGTTTATTTCTACATTTGGATAAATTGAATCTGTATCTTCATCTGAGGTTTTAAAATAATTGCTTGAATAATTAACATCAATATTCACATTAGATAAATGTATAGTTTTTACCTCTCCGAAATGATTAGGTTTTCCACCTGTTGGCTCTCCTATTAATGTAGCATTAGTTTCATTTCTAAGACTCATTGCATTTAGTACTGCTGATGAGAATGTTCTCCTTCCTATAATAGCATAGAGATTCCCTTCTTTATTTATATTTTCTCTTTTCTTTATTTCATCTAAAAATGTTTCAAAAACTCTAGAATTTCCTCCACCATTATCTCTTAAATCTACAACTAATTTAGTTGCATTTTTTGTATCAATAACATTAAATACATCCTTAGTGAAGTTAGAAAAAGAATACTCCTTCATTTTCATACATGAATTGTATTTTACATACATAGTATTTTCTTCTTCAATGTACTTAAACCAATAATTATCATTTGAGTTCTGTTTTGATATAGGAAATCTATTTTTAAACTCTTCATCACTTGATAATGTTGTTATATTCATATACTCTTCCATTGCAACTGGTTTTATCATAACATCAGCATTAGATGAACCCTCAAATGTAAAGGTTGCATTATCTTCCTTTACTATTCCACTAAGTTTTAATACTTCTACACATTTTAATAATACTGAAAACTGATTTTTACTTATAGCTTCATTATCCTTAGATATAAAAGGTTCTAATTTTTCTTTTAATTCATTTATTGAATGTCCATTTATTGAAACAAGCTTTTTTCCCCAATACTCTTTATATTCTGAATCCCCATCAACAAGATATATATCATTTCCAAACTGAAAGAAATTTAATGGATAAGCTAGTGAACCCATAATATCTACATTAGTATGACTGTCATTAATAGATACTATTATTTTTGCAAGTTCACCATTTATATCTTCATCACTATATCTTGAAACATTGTTAATTAGTGAGTCAATCTCATCATTAAATTCTTCTTTGGATTTAGAAAAAAATAAATTCTTATGCTTTTTAGGTAATTCCTTTTTTAAGAACTCAATATCTGCTATAAATTTCTCATTTCTATCTTCACTTTTAATCATAGGAGAGTTAGTTACTCTATGAAATATTTTAAAAGCAAATATTCCTATAACTACTGCAATTACAAGTACAATAGTAGCAATA encodes:
- a CDS encoding FAD-binding oxidoreductase; this translates as MIDNKVSSDSRWKGFKDFLVFKIVKEDEVVTSFYLKSLDGSKLPEFIAGQFITVRIKNEDNTFTKPRQYTLSMNYNEEFYRISVKKEENGFLSKKLCDEIKAGDNLQITAPLGNFILKNSEKPLVLIGGGIGITPMLTMAYDAVSSDRKIHFIYSIPNSTHHSFKEETAKLNNNSFKSTVLYTRPTETEELGKDFDIKGRISREWMIDNLPKDGDFYFCGPVPFMKTIYHNLISMGIEKEHINFEMFEAGVDITKE
- the rd gene encoding rubredoxin, producing MDSYVCTVCGYIYDPVVGDTDNGVAPGTKFEDIADDWVCPLCGVPKSDFEKVE
- a CDS encoding DUF2249 domain-containing protein, whose product is MSNFAATVDARKYEPRDKHPVIFKTFEDLALGEKMELINDHDPRPLHYQFIIERPETFEWEYLEEGPEVWRVAITKK
- the hcp gene encoding hydroxylamine reductase, with the protein product MSMFCYQCQETAGCKGCTKVGVCGKDEHVAKAQDLLIYVTKGLAIVSNEGRKVGVIDSKVDKYITENLFTTITNANFDRDSILDRVRETLKLREILKAKVIKAGGKVGEVKVSGGFFKKIFGMQTTEMIMPDAATWTADNIIEFDVKAEKVGVLATENEDIRSLRELITYGLKGLSAYMKHAMNLKYNNEEVHGFMARALAATLDDSLTVDDLVALALEAGKFGVNGMALLDKANTESYGHPEITTVDIGVRTNPGILISGHDLKDLEMLLKQTEGTGVDVYTHGEMLAGQYYPKFKKYKHFAGNYGNAWWKQKEEFEKFNGPILMTTNCIVIPKESYKNRLFTTGATGMPGCPHIEADSKGIKDFSKVIEIAKKCNAPTEIEKGQIVGGFAHNQVLALADKVVDAVKTGAIKRFFVMAGCDGRAKSRNYYTDFAEKLPKDTVILTAGCAKYKYNKLNLGDIGGIPRVLDAGQCNDSYSLVVIALKLQEVFGLDDVNKLPISYNIAWYEQKAVIVLLSLLHLGVKNIHLGPTLPAFLSPNVAKVLIDNFGIGGITNVEDDMKMFMEA
- a CDS encoding cytoplasmic protein, whose amino-acid sequence is MLINKILEKFNKPSVTKIDNLNGKDILFKVKNGLGKLTMKFAKDINNDIKATFYLGDTPLIMCNSEYCPTCSTMIALAKGRDEADDEVVKVLSELNNIESLEDSFSKISPILSLLEDGYYVLKEVEFFPTDGEGNFFWNLKMKAKNYMASSYYYAPNHGTIIIEPKFLLPSQGTNSYNKDRVEYYRGKIRNGEKLFGLAIEMRGALGLLIDGHHKATACYLEGKPIRCITIINTFSYKNFNSKEEGISYTGNNIKYSDIKGGDSIKEFYENKSKNRKSNISYKEVYLKEKDIKSIDIGIPKEEFLDYDTYALSTLASDTSEEKIRDLLNYIGEDPLEELEEVFCNLRVNDKKRARELCFSILLLECFQNLWDECVMFLSQYNDEEVQELFVNLLVEYGFEYGHNKMKHIIDNYFKRPI
- a CDS encoding S41 family peptidase produces the protein MKFNKKGKVIATIVLVIAVVIGIFAFKIFHRVTNSPMIKSEDRNEKFIADIEFLKKELPKKHKNLFFSKSKEEFNDEIDSLINNVSRYSDEDINGELAKIIVSINDSHTNVDIMGSLAYPLNFFQFGNDIYLVDGDSEYKEYWGKKLVSINGHSINELKEKLEPFISKDNEAISKNQFSVLLKCVEVLKLSGIVKEDNATFTFEGSSNADVMIKPVAMEEYMNITTLSSDEEFKNRFPISKQNSNDNYWFKYIEEENTMYVKYNSCMKMKEYSFSNFTKDVFNVIDTKNATKLVVDLRDNGGGNSRVFETFLDEIKKRENINKEGNLYAIIGRRTFSSAVLNAMSLRNETNATLIGEPTGGKPNHFGEVKTIHLSNVNIDVNYSSNYFKTSDEDTDSIYPNVEINLKAESFFNGQDDFLEYVIR